From one Variovorax sp. PBL-H6 genomic stretch:
- a CDS encoding polysaccharide deacetylase family protein yields the protein MTPGPGPSSRSGAEDWSDAARAFEARHEIIENFRYPDGIRIAVNFTADFDAMLYRRALDEPPMQKAKGEFGGRVGIWRLIELFDTHGVKATFFTPGRICELYPQALRAAAASGHELADHMWEHLTPKEEELQRDHIRRTADALTRIGGVRPIGTRSYYEQGFLKDEGYLYNSAETTSRLPYYAADDRLENCLLILPFHFSIDDAQFYNFGWFTSEPQAQRLTDPERIMDMWWDAFEQQYELGNGYLNICLHPFVSGRALRTRLLGQLIERMKGKEGVWFPTCAALAQYVLANFPPRSLKF from the coding sequence ATGACGCCAGGCCCGGGCCCTTCGTCCCGCTCCGGCGCTGAAGATTGGAGCGACGCTGCCCGCGCCTTCGAGGCACGCCACGAGATCATCGAGAACTTCCGCTATCCCGACGGGATCCGGATCGCGGTGAACTTCACTGCCGACTTCGACGCGATGCTCTACCGCCGCGCGCTGGACGAGCCGCCCATGCAGAAGGCCAAGGGCGAATTTGGCGGCCGCGTGGGCATCTGGCGCTTGATCGAGCTCTTCGACACGCACGGGGTCAAGGCGACCTTCTTCACGCCGGGCAGGATCTGCGAGCTCTACCCGCAGGCGCTGCGCGCCGCGGCTGCGAGCGGGCACGAGCTGGCGGATCACATGTGGGAGCACCTGACGCCGAAGGAAGAGGAACTCCAGCGTGACCACATCCGCAGGACCGCCGACGCGCTCACCCGCATCGGCGGCGTGCGCCCCATCGGGACCCGGAGCTATTACGAGCAAGGATTCCTGAAGGACGAAGGCTATCTCTACAACAGCGCGGAGACGACAAGCCGCCTTCCCTACTACGCGGCCGACGACAGGTTGGAGAACTGCCTGTTGATCCTGCCCTTCCACTTCTCGATCGACGACGCGCAGTTCTACAACTTCGGCTGGTTCACGAGCGAGCCCCAGGCACAGCGACTGACGGACCCGGAACGGATCATGGACATGTGGTGGGACGCGTTCGAACAGCAATACGAGTTGGGCAACGGCTACCTGAACATCTGCCTGCATCCGTTCGTATCCGGCCGGGCGTTGCGAACTCGCCTGCTGGGGCAGCTGATCGAGCGCATGAAGGGCAAGGAAGGGGTCTGGTTTCCGACCTGCGCGGCCTTGGCGCAGTACGTGCTGGCGAACTTTCCGCCCAGGTCCCTGAAATTCTGA
- a CDS encoding polysaccharide deacetylase family protein, with product MPWKEGYTISDEKSLPDASIRWPGGARCCVKIVVNLSVATGPAGIRPADLDSSDAYFTLAEGLESLLACLAQHSFAATFAVPAVVAQAYPEKIRKILSAGHEIAAQGLAHEDVSTLARPEEQARLQQATHILADVTGVRPAGWFALPRPGDAFAVGTISDSTMELLIDEGYTYMGNSPADDIPHYWVVDFERRKNILALPYYYHFDDQFFMMYPSRGSGLENPDFLARNWHHEFAAQHERGRYFEMTIHPKNSGWLHRLRMLDRFLAHVRTVGDVWNPTSQACADYWLRSYPAATTLQLEDSIWQDHAGSLS from the coding sequence ATGCCGTGGAAAGAGGGCTACACCATCTCCGACGAGAAGAGCCTGCCGGACGCATCGATCCGCTGGCCCGGCGGCGCGCGATGCTGCGTGAAGATCGTGGTCAACCTCAGCGTGGCGACTGGACCGGCCGGCATCCGCCCTGCGGACCTGGACAGCAGCGACGCGTACTTCACGCTGGCCGAGGGGCTCGAGTCGCTGCTCGCCTGTCTCGCTCAACACAGCTTCGCAGCCACCTTCGCGGTCCCCGCCGTGGTCGCGCAGGCTTACCCTGAGAAGATTCGCAAGATCCTGTCGGCCGGCCACGAGATCGCCGCGCAAGGTCTCGCGCACGAGGACGTGAGCACCCTCGCAAGGCCCGAGGAACAGGCACGCCTGCAACAGGCGACGCACATATTGGCCGACGTGACCGGTGTGCGTCCGGCCGGATGGTTCGCGCTGCCGCGACCGGGCGACGCTTTCGCGGTGGGCACGATCAGCGATTCGACGATGGAGCTGCTGATCGACGAGGGCTACACCTACATGGGCAACAGCCCGGCCGACGACATCCCGCACTACTGGGTCGTCGACTTCGAGCGCCGCAAGAACATCCTGGCACTGCCCTACTACTACCACTTCGACGACCAGTTCTTCATGATGTACCCGAGCCGAGGCTCGGGGCTGGAGAACCCGGACTTCCTGGCACGCAACTGGCACCACGAATTCGCCGCACAGCATGAGCGAGGACGATATTTCGAGATGACCATCCATCCGAAGAACTCGGGCTGGCTGCACCGCCTGCGCATGCTGGATCGATTCCTCGCGCACGTGCGGACCGTCGGGGACGTGTGGAACCCCACCAGCCAGGCCTGCGCGGACTACTGGCTCCGCAGCTATCCGGCGGCGACCACGCTGCAACTCGAGGACAGCATCTGGCAGGACCACGCCGGCAGTCTGAGCTGA
- a CDS encoding SDR family NAD(P)-dependent oxidoreductase has protein sequence MKERFEGMSAVVTGAASGLGRDAAIRLAQEGAHRVVLIDVSERGLRDTADRIGPAARIVVCDTSSPAQTAEAWGSSDVPEELDVLMTAAGIIGNGSSIEDCDVEEWDRIFDVNVRGTFLAVKHALPRLRRKKGCIVTFGSTAGLAGSTALGPYSASKGAVVMLTRSLAVVHAAEGIRANCVCPGSIETPMLEATFGAAGDAEERRAREALYLRRIPAGRFGRADEITEAALFLASPGASYLTGVALPVDGGRLA, from the coding sequence ATGAAAGAACGCTTCGAAGGGATGTCAGCCGTCGTGACGGGCGCCGCCTCCGGCCTCGGCCGCGATGCAGCGATCCGGCTGGCACAGGAGGGCGCGCATCGCGTGGTCCTCATCGACGTGAGCGAACGCGGGCTCCGGGATACCGCCGATCGCATCGGACCGGCGGCGCGCATCGTCGTGTGCGATACGTCCTCGCCCGCACAGACCGCCGAGGCCTGGGGCAGCAGCGACGTGCCGGAAGAACTGGACGTGCTCATGACGGCGGCCGGCATCATCGGCAACGGCAGCTCCATCGAGGACTGCGACGTGGAGGAATGGGACCGGATCTTCGACGTGAATGTCCGCGGCACCTTCCTCGCCGTCAAGCATGCACTGCCACGCTTGCGCCGAAAGAAGGGCTGCATCGTGACCTTCGGTTCCACCGCCGGCCTCGCGGGCAGCACGGCGCTGGGCCCCTATTCAGCGTCGAAGGGCGCGGTGGTGATGTTGACGCGCAGCCTGGCCGTCGTGCATGCGGCCGAGGGCATTCGCGCCAACTGCGTGTGCCCCGGTTCGATCGAGACACCCATGCTCGAGGCGACCTTCGGCGCCGCCGGCGATGCCGAGGAGCGGCGGGCACGCGAGGCCTTGTACCTGCGGCGCATCCCCGCCGGCCGATTCGGCCGCGCCGACGAGATCACCGAGGCTGCGCTGTTTCTCGCGAGTCCCGGCGCCTCGTACCTGACGGGCGTGGCCCTTCCCGTGGACGGAGGGCGACTCGCATGA
- a CDS encoding SDR family NAD(P)-dependent oxidoreductase → MRLRGQTAVITGANRGIGRATVERFLAEGAQVLAVDLDVQDIEALPVQRLAIDLASHEAPARVVAEARRMGPVHCLINNAGIGAARSLAESDDELIDRVLGTNLRAVLRLTRDMLPLLGPDASIVNVSSVFGETGYPTSTAYAVSKAGISQMTRQLVADLSSQGVRVNAVAPGVIRTPMTSARLDGDEGYRKAMIGGTPLARVGTPEQVAAVIAFLCTEDAAYVNGQVIAVDGGWLASRTRN, encoded by the coding sequence ATGAGACTGCGAGGGCAGACGGCCGTCATCACCGGGGCCAACCGCGGCATCGGCCGCGCCACTGTCGAGCGCTTCCTGGCGGAAGGCGCGCAGGTGCTGGCGGTCGACCTCGATGTGCAGGACATCGAGGCGCTCCCGGTGCAGCGCCTGGCAATCGACCTGGCATCGCACGAGGCCCCCGCACGCGTTGTGGCCGAGGCCCGCCGGATGGGCCCCGTGCATTGCCTGATCAACAACGCAGGCATCGGTGCAGCCAGGTCGCTCGCGGAAAGCGACGACGAGCTCATCGACCGCGTGCTGGGCACCAACCTTCGCGCGGTGCTGCGGCTGACCCGCGACATGCTGCCGCTGCTCGGGCCCGATGCGAGCATCGTCAATGTCTCCTCCGTTTTCGGCGAGACCGGCTATCCGACATCGACAGCCTATGCGGTCAGCAAGGCCGGCATCTCGCAGATGACCCGCCAGCTGGTCGCGGACCTGTCGAGCCAGGGCGTGCGCGTCAATGCAGTGGCGCCGGGCGTGATCCGCACACCGATGACGTCGGCGCGGCTGGACGGCGACGAGGGCTACCGGAAGGCCATGATCGGCGGAACCCCGCTCGCGCGCGTCGGCACACCGGAGCAGGTGGCGGCGGTCATCGCGTTCCTCTGCACGGAGGATGCGGCCTATGTGAACGGGCAGGTGATCGCCGTCGACGGTGGATGGCTCGCCTCGCGCACGCGAAACTGA
- a CDS encoding LysR family transcriptional regulator: protein MDRLENIETFVRVAQTQSFAEAARQMRVAKSVVTTRVKQLEEHVGAPLFHRSTRVVRLSDVGQAFLRDCTELVGRAHDVMDQMRGARAGPTGVLRIHALTGFVLGHLASVLRAFQASYPDIHLELIVSDVVVDPVKAGVDCALQIFPAASTELIARPLFPVRRVFCATPEYLRTNGVPQTPRDLHKHRLGLYSAYPSRDRWTFHHEGEQVTIYMTAALLTNSVHLLREYALEHAGIVCLPTLVAGDPILRGELQVVLPEHQLSSFSLNAVYAETSRNAFKLKLFIEHITAAFTRVAPWDAAMVERGLLPAELVADV from the coding sequence ATGGACCGACTTGAAAACATAGAGACATTCGTCCGGGTTGCGCAGACGCAGAGCTTCGCCGAGGCGGCCCGGCAAATGCGCGTGGCCAAATCGGTGGTCACCACACGCGTAAAGCAGCTTGAAGAACACGTTGGCGCGCCACTGTTCCACCGCAGCACGCGCGTGGTTCGGCTCAGCGATGTCGGGCAGGCCTTCCTGCGCGATTGCACCGAACTCGTGGGGCGCGCCCACGACGTCATGGACCAGATGCGCGGCGCGCGTGCCGGCCCGACCGGCGTCCTGCGCATTCATGCGCTCACCGGGTTCGTGCTGGGCCACCTGGCGTCGGTGCTGCGCGCCTTCCAGGCCAGCTACCCCGACATCCACCTCGAGCTGATCGTGAGCGATGTGGTGGTCGATCCGGTCAAGGCGGGGGTCGACTGTGCGCTGCAGATCTTTCCGGCTGCTTCTACCGAGTTGATCGCGCGCCCGCTGTTCCCCGTGCGCCGCGTGTTCTGCGCCACGCCCGAGTACCTGCGCACGAACGGCGTGCCGCAGACGCCGCGCGACCTGCACAAGCACCGGCTGGGCCTCTACTCCGCCTATCCGAGCCGCGACCGCTGGACCTTCCATCACGAGGGCGAGCAGGTGACGATCTACATGACCGCAGCCTTGCTGACGAACAGCGTGCACCTGCTGCGCGAATACGCGCTGGAGCATGCCGGCATCGTGTGCCTGCCGACGCTGGTGGCGGGGGATCCGATCCTTCGGGGGGAGCTGCAGGTGGTGCTGCCGGAGCACCAGCTGTCCTCGTTCTCGCTCAATGCGGTGTATGCGGAGACTTCGCGCAATGCGTTCAAGCTCAAGCTCTTCATCGAGCACATCACGGCGGCGTTCACGCGTGTGGCGCCTTGGGATGCCGCAATGGTGGAGCGGGGCTTGCTGCCCGCAGAGCTGGTGGCTGACGTTTAG
- a CDS encoding DUF1841 family protein: MFNPTQEEVRRFFCDVYAKSRQGLPMEALEIIASRWIDEHPEYHAELADAEAAVVRVYDGADGRENPFLHLSMHLTISEQCSIDQPRGIRQAVELLAARRDSLLEAHHEAMECLGQMMWESQRAGRPPDGEAYVACVQRRATRV; encoded by the coding sequence ATGTTCAATCCCACCCAAGAGGAAGTGCGTCGGTTCTTCTGCGATGTCTACGCCAAGAGCCGGCAGGGCCTGCCGATGGAGGCATTGGAGATCATCGCCAGCCGCTGGATCGACGAGCACCCCGAGTACCACGCCGAATTGGCCGACGCCGAGGCAGCGGTGGTGCGCGTCTACGACGGCGCCGACGGGCGCGAGAACCCGTTCCTGCATCTCTCGATGCACCTGACGATCAGCGAACAGTGCTCCATCGACCAGCCGCGCGGCATCCGCCAGGCCGTCGAGCTGCTGGCCGCGCGCCGCGACTCGTTGCTGGAGGCGCATCACGAGGCAATGGAATGCCTGGGGCAGATGATGTGGGAGAGCCAGCGCGCCGGCCGCCCCCCTGACGGCGAGGCCTACGTGGCCTGCGTTCAGCGGCGCGCCACGCGCGTCTGA
- a CDS encoding LysR substrate-binding domain-containing protein produces MAAKPDTFLRNVQLRHLRCLVAVAQERHLARAAERLALSQPAVSKTLAELEALAGARLVERGSAGRRGIQGLTAAGEQLLAHALRVLEALDASAQALMPASGERLQRLRIGALPSVAPSLLPTALAALRERLPLVQVQVQTGANAPLLDALRAGELDLVAGRMSDPQLMAGLTFELLYTEPLALVARAGHPLSEAAPSVQDVLRYPLVIYGEGTIPRHHTESFLSGLGLRLPSHGTQTLDLSVARALLLRSDAVWFTPIGAARDDVASGQLVRLAVDTAGTEEPVGLLLRTDAEPSAARQALIALLRDSGAAQTRVARR; encoded by the coding sequence ATGGCGGCCAAGCCCGACACCTTCCTGCGCAACGTGCAGCTTCGGCACCTGCGCTGCCTGGTGGCCGTGGCGCAAGAGCGCCATCTGGCGCGCGCGGCCGAGCGGCTGGCGTTGAGCCAGCCCGCGGTGTCCAAGACCCTGGCCGAACTCGAAGCCCTGGCCGGCGCACGGCTCGTGGAGCGCGGCAGTGCAGGGCGGCGTGGCATACAGGGCCTCACAGCCGCCGGCGAGCAGCTGCTGGCGCACGCGCTGCGCGTGCTGGAGGCCCTCGATGCCAGCGCGCAGGCCCTGATGCCCGCTTCAGGCGAGCGCCTGCAGCGCCTGCGCATCGGCGCTCTGCCCAGCGTCGCGCCGTCCCTGCTGCCAACCGCATTGGCTGCGCTGCGCGAGCGTCTGCCCTTGGTGCAAGTGCAGGTGCAGACCGGCGCCAACGCACCCTTGCTCGATGCGCTGCGCGCCGGCGAGCTGGACCTCGTGGCCGGCCGCATGAGCGACCCGCAGCTGATGGCGGGCCTCACCTTCGAGTTGCTCTACACCGAGCCCCTCGCCCTCGTGGCGCGCGCGGGCCATCCCCTGTCCGAGGCGGCCCCTTCGGTGCAGGACGTGCTGCGCTATCCGCTGGTGATCTACGGCGAGGGCACGATCCCGCGCCACCACACCGAGAGCTTCCTGTCCGGCCTCGGCCTGCGCCTGCCTTCGCACGGCACCCAGACGCTGGACCTTTCCGTGGCTCGCGCGCTGCTGCTGCGTTCGGATGCCGTGTGGTTCACGCCCATCGGGGCTGCCCGCGACGACGTTGCAAGCGGCCAGCTGGTGCGCCTTGCGGTCGACACCGCGGGCACCGAGGAGCCGGTAGGCCTGCTGTTGCGTACCGATGCCGAGCCTTCGGCCGCGCGCCAGGCATTGATCGCGCTGCTGCGCGACAGCGGTGCGGCTCAGACGCGCGTGGCGCGCCGCTGA
- the pcaH gene encoding protocatechuate 3,4-dioxygenase subunit beta: MSVSPHGGVLPTLTPRDWPSHPSYVYSGYKSTAKRGPTQALIPLKASLGELRQPVYGHNSIGELDSDLTRNARRNGEPLGERMILTGQVLDERRRPVRNTLVELWQANACGRYVHKVDQHDAPLDPNFLGAGRCLTDNEGRYRFLTIKPGAYPWGNHPNAWRPQHIHLSLFGEHFASRLVTQMYFPGDPLLQYDPMITGTPEKVRNRLIADFSLDVTEEGYALGYVFDMVLRGADETPFENR; this comes from the coding sequence ATGAGCGTTTCCCCGCACGGCGGCGTGCTACCCACTCTCACGCCGCGCGACTGGCCCAGCCATCCTTCCTACGTCTATTCCGGCTACAAGTCGACCGCCAAGCGCGGGCCGACGCAGGCGTTGATTCCACTCAAGGCGTCGCTTGGCGAACTGCGCCAGCCCGTGTACGGTCACAACAGCATCGGCGAGCTGGACAGCGACCTTACCCGCAACGCGCGCAGGAACGGCGAGCCGCTGGGCGAACGCATGATCCTCACCGGCCAAGTGCTCGACGAGCGCCGCCGGCCGGTGCGCAACACGCTGGTCGAGCTCTGGCAGGCCAATGCGTGCGGCCGCTACGTTCACAAGGTGGACCAGCACGATGCACCGCTGGACCCGAACTTCCTCGGCGCGGGGCGGTGCCTGACCGACAACGAGGGCCGCTACCGCTTCCTCACCATCAAGCCCGGAGCCTACCCGTGGGGCAACCATCCCAACGCCTGGCGGCCGCAGCACATCCACCTGTCGCTGTTCGGTGAGCATTTCGCCAGCCGACTCGTGACGCAGATGTACTTCCCGGGCGACCCGCTGCTGCAGTACGACCCGATGATCACCGGCACGCCGGAGAAGGTGCGCAACCGGTTGATCGCCGATTTCAGCCTCGACGTCACCGAAGAGGGCTACGCGCTGGGCTATGTGTTCGACATGGTGCTGCGCGGCGCCGACGAGACGCCTTTTGAAAACCGCTGA
- the pcaG gene encoding protocatechuate 3,4-dioxygenase subunit alpha gives MMMSALETNFGQTPSQTVGPYFAYGLTATQYGYAFDQPFDAVLALDNARGERIRIEGRVIDGDGKPIDDALVEISQPDGTGAYPQSVEDAQAIGFRAFGRVGTGTDAQKRFVFHTVKPGAESPGEAPHVNVIVLMRGMLLHAFTRIYFNDEAKANAEDKVLASVPAERRQTLVAQRSETGGQVTYRLDIHMQGPNETVFFDV, from the coding sequence ATCATGATGAGCGCACTCGAAACCAACTTCGGGCAGACCCCTTCGCAGACGGTCGGCCCCTACTTCGCCTACGGCCTCACGGCCACCCAGTACGGCTACGCGTTCGACCAGCCCTTCGACGCCGTGCTCGCACTCGACAACGCACGTGGCGAGCGCATCCGCATCGAAGGCCGGGTGATCGACGGCGACGGAAAGCCGATCGACGACGCGCTGGTCGAGATCAGCCAGCCGGATGGCACCGGCGCCTACCCGCAATCGGTGGAGGACGCGCAGGCCATCGGCTTTCGTGCCTTCGGCCGCGTGGGCACCGGCACCGATGCGCAGAAGCGCTTCGTGTTCCACACCGTCAAGCCCGGTGCCGAATCGCCCGGCGAAGCGCCGCATGTCAACGTGATCGTGCTGATGCGCGGCATGCTGCTGCACGCCTTCACGCGCATCTACTTCAATGACGAGGCGAAGGCCAACGCCGAGGACAAGGTGCTGGCCAGTGTGCCGGCCGAGCGGCGGCAGACGCTGGTGGCGCAGCGCAGCGAGACCGGTGGGCAGGTCACGTACCGCCTGGACATCCACATGCAGGGGCCGAACGAGACGGTGTTCTTCGACGTCTAG
- a CDS encoding c-type cytochrome: MNKLLSTVFALAVACVTVSVQAQKITGNAENGSKKVAMCVGCHGIIGYQASFPEVHKVPMIAGQSATYIVSALTAYKGGDRKHPTMRAIADSLSEQDIADVAAYYSQLGVQEGDAPPAAAAKQPGERVQALISRDKDNACTKCHGANFNTPNDGTVAKLAGQHADYLFVALKSYKTEKNLQIGRSNGVMSQQAKKFSNAELKELASYISSLPGELKTVPESRIHHTK, translated from the coding sequence ATGAACAAGTTGTTGTCTACGGTATTTGCCCTCGCTGTCGCTTGCGTGACGGTCTCCGTCCAAGCCCAGAAGATCACGGGCAACGCCGAAAACGGCTCGAAGAAGGTGGCGATGTGCGTCGGCTGCCACGGCATCATCGGCTACCAGGCCAGCTTTCCTGAAGTCCACAAGGTTCCGATGATCGCGGGCCAGAGCGCCACCTACATCGTCTCGGCCCTCACGGCCTACAAGGGCGGCGACCGCAAGCATCCGACGATGCGCGCCATCGCCGATTCGCTGAGCGAGCAGGACATCGCCGATGTCGCGGCTTACTACAGCCAGCTCGGCGTGCAGGAAGGCGATGCACCACCGGCCGCCGCCGCCAAGCAGCCCGGCGAACGCGTGCAGGCCCTGATTTCGCGCGACAAGGACAACGCCTGCACCAAGTGCCACGGCGCCAACTTCAACACGCCGAACGATGGCACCGTCGCCAAGCTGGCGGGCCAGCACGCCGACTATCTCTTCGTCGCTCTCAAGTCGTACAAGACCGAGAAAAACCTGCAGATCGGCCGCTCGAACGGCGTGATGAGCCAGCAGGCCAAGAAGTTCAGCAACGCGGAACTGAAGGAACTGGCCAGCTACATCAGCTCGTTGCCGGGCGAGCTCAAGACGGTGCCGGAATCGCGCATCCACCACACGAAATAA
- a CDS encoding AAA family ATPase, translated as MKFKGSDNYVATQDLMLAVNASIALKRPLLVKGEPGTGKTMLAEEVASSIGLPLLQWHIKSTTKAQQGLYEYDAVSRLRDSQLGDERVKDIHNYIVKGVLWQAFTADAPVALLIDEIDKADIEFPNDLLRELDRMEFYCYETRELIQAKHRPVVFITSNNEKELPDAFLRRCFFHYIKFPDAETMKSIVAVHFPGLKQELLASAMKTFYDVRNLPGLKKKPSTSELLDWLKLLVAEDIPLEALQSKDDKVAVPPLVGALLKNEQDVTLFEKLVFMQRHNR; from the coding sequence ATGAAATTCAAGGGCTCCGACAACTACGTCGCCACACAGGATCTGATGCTCGCGGTCAACGCGTCGATCGCGCTCAAGCGCCCGCTGCTTGTCAAGGGCGAGCCCGGCACCGGCAAGACGATGCTCGCGGAAGAGGTGGCCAGCTCGATCGGGCTGCCGCTGCTGCAGTGGCACATCAAGTCGACCACCAAGGCCCAGCAGGGCCTGTACGAGTACGACGCGGTGAGCCGGCTGCGCGACTCACAGCTGGGCGACGAGCGCGTGAAGGACATCCACAACTACATCGTCAAGGGTGTGCTGTGGCAAGCGTTCACCGCCGATGCGCCGGTGGCGCTCCTGATCGACGAGATCGACAAGGCAGACATCGAATTCCCCAACGACCTGCTGCGCGAACTCGACCGCATGGAGTTCTACTGCTACGAGACGCGCGAGCTGATCCAGGCGAAGCACCGGCCCGTCGTCTTCATCACGTCGAACAACGAGAAGGAGCTGCCCGACGCCTTCCTGCGCCGCTGCTTCTTCCACTACATCAAGTTCCCCGATGCGGAGACCATGAAGAGCATCGTGGCGGTGCATTTCCCCGGCCTCAAGCAGGAACTGCTCGCCTCTGCGATGAAGACCTTCTACGACGTGCGCAACCTGCCCGGTCTGAAGAAGAAGCCGTCCACCTCCGAACTGCTGGACTGGCTCAAGCTGCTGGTGGCCGAGGACATCCCGCTCGAGGCGCTGCAAAGCAAGGACGACAAGGTCGCCGTGCCGCCGCTCGTGGGCGCGCTGCTCAAGAACGAGCAGGACGTGACGCTGTTCGAGAAACTGGTGTTCATGCAACGCCACAACCGCTGA
- a CDS encoding GNAT family N-acetyltransferase, with amino-acid sequence MAFVEPVTLSARGIALVPLALAHEEGLRAAAADGELWKLRVTSVPQPQDTRDYIEAALAAREAGHRFAFAVTDEASGAVLGSTSFHDILPAVKRVEIGYTWYARRCQRTHVNTTCKLLMMTHAFDALGCHVVGWRTDNFNHASQRAIERLGARKDGVIRGHALRRDGTIRDTVMYSLRSGEWPEVRAQLLYLLDKPRPSRTPE; translated from the coding sequence ATGGCCTTTGTCGAGCCGGTCACGCTGAGTGCGCGCGGCATCGCGCTGGTGCCGCTGGCGCTTGCCCACGAAGAGGGGCTGCGCGCCGCTGCCGCGGACGGCGAGCTGTGGAAGCTGCGGGTCACCTCGGTGCCGCAACCGCAGGACACGCGCGACTACATCGAGGCCGCGCTCGCGGCCCGCGAGGCCGGCCACCGTTTCGCATTTGCCGTCACCGACGAAGCGAGCGGCGCGGTGCTCGGATCGACCAGCTTTCACGACATCCTGCCCGCGGTGAAGCGCGTCGAGATCGGCTACACCTGGTACGCCCGGCGCTGCCAGCGCACGCACGTCAACACCACCTGCAAGCTGCTGATGATGACGCACGCGTTCGACGCGCTGGGCTGCCACGTGGTGGGCTGGCGTACCGACAACTTCAACCACGCTTCGCAGCGCGCCATCGAGCGGCTGGGTGCGCGCAAGGACGGCGTGATCCGCGGGCACGCGCTGCGCCGCGACGGCACCATCCGCGACACGGTGATGTACAGCCTGCGATCGGGCGAGTGGCCCGAGGTACGGGCCCAGCTGCTGTACTTGCTGGACAAGCCGCGTCCGTCCCGAACACCGGAGTGA
- a CDS encoding vWA domain-containing protein, whose protein sequence is MLIDFFYTLRSAKLPVSVKEYLSLLEALQADVVGPNSDGAFGLDDFYYLSRTALVKDEKHYDKFDRAFAAYFKGIELVTDFTKEVPLDWLRKTLEREFTAEEKAKIEKMGWDELMETLKKRFEEQKERHEGGNKWIGTGGTSPFGHGGYNPQGIRIGGAGKNKSAVKVWDQRAYKDYDDSQELGTRNIKIALRRLRKFAREGHEDELDLDETIHKTAANAGYLDIKMRPERHNNVKVLLLMDVGGTMDEHIQRVEELFSAVKTEFKHLEFYYFHNCVYDFMWKNNRRRFSEKFATWDIIRKYNKDYKLIFVGDATMSPYEILQPGGSVEYNNEEAGAEWIQRLTHTFPKFAWINPEPQGVWQYRQSIAVMQQLVSHRMYPLTLKGLEEAMRLLSK, encoded by the coding sequence ATGTTGATCGACTTCTTCTACACGCTGCGATCGGCCAAGCTGCCGGTCTCCGTCAAGGAGTACCTGAGCCTGCTGGAGGCGCTGCAGGCCGACGTGGTCGGCCCGAACTCGGACGGCGCCTTCGGGCTCGACGACTTCTACTACCTCTCGCGCACCGCACTCGTGAAGGACGAAAAGCACTACGACAAGTTCGACCGCGCCTTCGCCGCCTACTTCAAGGGCATCGAGCTGGTGACGGATTTCACCAAGGAAGTGCCGCTCGACTGGCTGCGCAAGACGCTCGAGCGCGAGTTCACCGCCGAGGAGAAGGCCAAGATCGAGAAGATGGGCTGGGACGAGCTCATGGAGACGCTCAAGAAGCGCTTCGAGGAGCAGAAGGAACGGCACGAGGGCGGCAACAAATGGATCGGCACCGGCGGCACCTCGCCCTTCGGCCACGGCGGCTACAACCCGCAGGGCATCCGCATCGGCGGTGCGGGCAAGAACAAGAGCGCGGTCAAGGTATGGGACCAGCGCGCATACAAGGACTACGACGACAGCCAGGAGCTGGGCACGCGCAACATCAAGATCGCGCTGCGCCGGCTGCGCAAGTTCGCGCGCGAAGGCCACGAGGACGAGCTGGACCTCGATGAGACCATCCACAAGACGGCAGCCAATGCCGGCTACCTCGACATCAAGATGCGGCCCGAGCGCCACAACAACGTGAAGGTGCTGCTGCTGATGGACGTGGGCGGCACGATGGATGAGCACATCCAGCGCGTCGAGGAGCTCTTCTCCGCCGTCAAGACCGAGTTCAAGCACCTGGAGTTCTATTACTTCCACAACTGCGTCTACGACTTCATGTGGAAGAACAACCGGCGGCGCTTCTCGGAGAAGTTCGCCACCTGGGACATCATCCGCAAGTACAACAAGGACTACAAGCTGATCTTCGTCGGCGACGCGACCATGAGCCCCTACGAGATCCTGCAGCCGGGGGGCAGCGTCGAATACAACAACGAGGAAGCCGGCGCCGAGTGGATCCAGCGGCTGACCCATACCTTCCCGAAGTTCGCCTGGATCAACCCCGAGCCGCAGGGCGTCTGGCAATACAGGCAAAGCATCGCGGTCATGCAACAACTCGTATCCCACCGCATGTACCCGCTGACCCTCAAGGGGCTGGAGGAGGCGATGCGGCTGCTGTCCAAGTAG